A stretch of the Papaver somniferum cultivar HN1 chromosome 6, ASM357369v1, whole genome shotgun sequence genome encodes the following:
- the LOC113289099 gene encoding uncharacterized protein LOC113289099, with the protein MYDSSLDESPHHVRSVSLPSKTNPNISRIDEALRKLKAWESSAISSKVENACIGLSSLGDLYKCVEDLIRLPLTQQGLVRHQNEKWVEDVLDGFVRLIDVCGTARDIMTQMKENAGELRSVLRRRAEESCKEEKVEAYVSCKKKLNKCLNKCVEDLKKLDKKLVSAPLLVQDNQNTHLEMVVKNLREVRASTVSVFQYSVMAFVSEQKNTKWGLVSKLVQKGPAKSDDEPDVVECVDIALRSLFRRVSSKADEAKNVQLVQKRLEELEDGIEGVEVGLECISRRLIQTRVSLLNIFTQ; encoded by the coding sequence ATGTATGACTCTAGTTTAGATGAAAGTCCTCACCATGTTCGCTCGGTTAGTTTACCATCCAAAACCAATCCCAACATTTCAAGAATCGATGAAGCATTGAGAAAGCTAAAAGCTTGGGAATCATCTGCAATCAGTTCTAAAGTGGAAAATGCTTGTATTGGTTTGTCAAGTCTTGGTGATTTGTACAAGTGTGTTGAGGATCTTATTCGGTTGCCCCTGACTCAACAAGGTCTCGTCCGCCATCAAAATGAGAAATGGGTGGAAGATGTTTTGGATGGTTTCGTCAGATTAATAGACGTCTGCGGTACTGCAAGAGATATCATGACTCAGATGAAAGAAAATGCAGGAGAGCTTAGATCAGTTCTTCGAAGAAGAGCCGAGGAGTCATGCAAAGAAGAGAAGGTTGAGGCTTATGTATCTTGCAAGAAGAAATTGAACAAGTGTCTCAACAAGTGCGTCGAAGATTTGAAAAAACTGGACAAGAAATTAGTGTCTGCTCCTCTCTTGGTCCAAGACAACCAAAATACTCATCTTGAGATGGTCGTTAAGAATCTAAGAGAAGTAAGGGCATCCACTGTTTCGGTCTTTCAATACTCCGTCATGGCTTTTGTTTCTGAACAAAAGAACACCAAGTGGGGATTGGTATCAAAACTCGTTCAAAAGGGACCAGCAAAGTCTGACGACGAACCTGATGTGGTAGAGTGCGTAGATATTGCTCTTCGGTCCCTCTTCCGACGTGTTTCAAGCAAAGCCGATGAGGCAAAGAACGTGCAACTAGTCCAGAAAAGGTTGGAGGAACTTGAAGACGGCATTGAAGGTGTGGAGGTTGGATTAGAGTGCATTTCAAGGCGACTAATTCAAACTAGAGTCTCCTTACTTAACATCTTTACTCAATAA